The Drosophila subobscura isolate 14011-0131.10 chromosome A, UCBerk_Dsub_1.0, whole genome shotgun sequence genome includes the window ATTTTACCACCCATTTTCTTCTTGGACATTCTAATctcaaaatgcaatgcaaaacgaaaacaaaaagaaacaaaaaaaacgagcagACTGCGCCTGCGACTGTCGATCGGAAGAACTTTGGCTTCACTTGCACTTCGCGTGCTCTCCCGGAATGTGCGTGCAACGGGATTTTGTTGATGGTTTTTTGGGTTTACTAAGCGCGATACCTGTGCTCTCGTTTTGTTGCCTGCACGATTCAAACACCAAACTTCCGGGAAATTTTAAATGTCACAAAATTGTAACTGTCAACTTGGTGAAGCGATAACTTGTGCTTGTACGTCGATAACGATAGTGAGCCGTCGGGATTAGAAACACAACCACAGAGAAATATCTGGCAGCTTTGGCAAGTTTTGGAAATTCGTACGGTTCAAGTTGAAacacaatatattttttggggtatGGATCCGAGCACAATGTGGCGCCTGCAGGAGGCTTGTCAGCGCAACCTCGTCGAGCGGCAGCGGATCCGCAAACGGCTGCAGCATCTGACGGGCAAGCGCTCCGGGGAACTGCTGTGCAATGACAAGAACAGACACGGCCAACCCGACGACTGGCCCTGTTTGACGTCATTCGGCATTGCCGATGCACGCGAGAGGATGAGCGCGCCTGCACCTCAGTCGGGCCCGAAACGTGCGCGCCAACGAAAGCTGAGGCATGGCTGCTGTATTCGGGATATAAGAGGAGAGCTGCCGCCCCCTGAGCTGCTTGTCGTGGGCCACCAGTTGCCCATGCACCCTTTGCCGATGACAGCGGCGCGCTCTCATCACACGAGcgagcacctgcagcagcaacagcagccccagcagcagcagcaacaacaaaagcaggaagagcaacggcagcaacagccacaaacccacacacacgcacacgcactcgcacacgcacatgcacgGTCAAAGTCACAGTCACGGAACCAACAGGCAGCTTCAGGCGGGAGAGCGAAGGCCGAGCCTCCATACCCGAATGGCTTCGTTTACTTCCTGTCGCGCACTTGCCACCCCCACCAACAGTGCGCCCAgtcccaggcacaggcacaggcacaggcacatacccgggcccagccacagccacagccaccgaggcagaggcagaggcagagactctCTGAGATGCACGTGAGGAAGCACCACCTTGTGTTGGATGCGCGATTCATGGCGGAACTGCTGGACGAAATGCTCTTGTGAAATTGCAACACCATCAATCACCTGTTGCGACACCTCTCCGTCACGCACTTTGTTTAGGTCACAAATAA containing:
- the LOC117903475 gene encoding mushroom body large-type Kenyon cell-specific protein 1, with the translated sequence MDPSTMWRLQEACQRNLVERQRIRKRLQHLTGKRSGELLCNDKNRHGQPDDWPCLTSFGIADARERMSAPAPQSGPKRARQRKLRHGCCIRDIRGELPPPELLVVGHQLPMHPLPMTAARSHHTSEHLQQQQQPQQQQQQQKQEEQRQQQPQTHTHAHALAHAHARSKSQSRNQQAASGGRAKAEPPYPNGFVYFLSRTCHPHQQCAQSQAQAQAQAHTRAQPQPQPPRQRQRQRLSEMHVRKHHLVLDARFMAELLDEMLL